GACTGCGCGTCGCAGCGGCAGGGCAGCCCTATGCCGTTCAGGTGTGCAGTCATCGGAAACTGCATCTATTGTGTGAACAAGACTCAGACTCTGCAGTTTGTGGTGGAGGAGGACGGCTCTTACTTTGTAGAGGAACCACTCAAGCCACCACTGGAAGCTAAGGGCATACTGTTCCCTTTCATCCTCAGTCTACATGAGAAGACTGACAGATTAATGTGATGTGACCATGGATAACTGATGGTACGTTACAGATGCCCATCAATGTAATATAGTGGGCCTTAAAATAAGATGAacatttttcacctttattttccCCTGTCCAGTGTACCTGCTCGTAATGGAATGTGTTTCTTTGCATGGCGAGTTAACAGGACAAGCCTTAacaaggactacttttacatGTTGAATGAGTGCAACCAGAAATGCATCTGACTCTACATAATGAGATAATGACACACATAGTcgtttttgtttgttgttgcaTTTCCCTGTGTTCAGTTTTGTATTGTGTACTTTTGTAATTGCAGATAGTTAGAATATATATTGTTTTGAATATTGTTTGCTGGCTGGTGGCTTTTAGCCAAAAATCAAACTGCAGAGTTGGAATAGTCTGAATGAGGGGACAGTTGAAGTATGTTCTAAGTGACTGACACAGCTGGCACGCACAAGTCCTATACGCAAATGACACAAGCGAACCCATAAACAACACAAGGCCTGATACGGTGGTGATGTCTGCTCTATGAAGGAACAGTGGGAGGGCTATAACATTCACACAGCCCCAAGGCCTGATACGGTGGTGATGTCTGCTCTATGAAGGAACAGTGGGAGGGCTATAACATTCACACAGCCCCAAGGCCTGATACGGTGGTGATGTCTGCTCTATGAAGGAACAGTGGGAGGGCTATAATATTCACACAGCCCCAAGGCCTGATACCAGAACTGCCCTTGACATTACTTCACAAGGCCATTGACCAGCAGGAGCACAATAAGCCACATGTATCTTCTACAATAATTATATTCTAGATCATCAATGAATAATGTTGAAGAGCACAATGCAATTACGTAATAATACAttaccactgggcacacactggttgaatcaacgttgtttctacgtaaaattcaattcaattacattgaaccaacgtgaaatagacgttgaattgacgtctgtgcccagtgggttaggTTCAAGACCAGTACCCACCTATTTATTCAGCACTACTGACTAACTATTCATTCAGAACCATTAACCAGCCTTCCAGGTTGTGTCAAAGACAACACTCTACCCGCACATACAGTTGAGTTGACTttcaacacactggaaacaaggTGAATTATTGCAGCATAAGAGTGGTTCTGATTCTGGGGATCGGGTTAGGTTCCTGAGATTGATTGAAACAGGCCTTAGGTGTGCACTGATGTTTACAGAATGCCGGATTGAGTCGGCCTACTGTAGATATGAGGGATGGTGCTCACTGCTTACTGCTCATTCTTACGCTTCGATCACACCGACAGTGTCATTGCATTTTGATACACCAgaattacattcatttccaatggaaccctacgtttgccttgcagcattgcgttgcagtgcGTTCGGTGCGATGTATATGTTGGATTTATCGAATGTATGCGTCAAATTATATGCGTAGGCGGTTTGACAGAAacggtagcagaaggtgaatgttgaacttttgttgcacacatctccagatgatgctgcgtaccattTTGCACAACGACACTGTAGGTGTGATCGAAGCGTTAGGCCTCACATTTGCCAAAGACAAAATAGTCTGGTTTGATACGACATATCAAACCCTTTCAGATATTtcactaaataaataaatagtaaatATATTTGGGTGATAATATCCTAGATCAAAAACACTCTTATGATCGCTATAACATCCACACACAACACTAGTCTTAGCAACAATGTATCAATGTCGCTATGAAAACAAGGGCACCACACTCGCTGCtactttggtatttggtattttattaggatccccattagctgttgcaaaagcagcagcaactcttcctggggtccacacagaacatgacacataatacagaatgacataatacagaacatcaatagacaagaacagctgaaGGACAGAACTACACGTAGCTACTCTGTTCTTTAACATTCTTCAGAGAAGTGAGGAGTCATTTCTCGTGTGCAGGCCAGGGGAATTTGCCATAGTCCTACCGATAATGAAAACGCTATTATGTTGTCATCTCCCACAAGTATTTGATGAGCCAGACAGAAAGACTGTGACCGTCATACACAGTATGTACTTTCAGATGCTGTTGAACTGTCTCTCAAGTACTTGACTATTTCAGTATAATGTCTGATGATGAAGACGTTTGCCCATATTAGATTATGTATATCTCCTTTGGTGTGTAGCCTGTCCCTTTATAATGCATTTAATCATCTCGTCCACACAGCATTTAGTCGGAAGAATATTTTGCATCAACTTCAGCTCagtgttcatctgttctgttaaTTTGCCTAATCCCTTTTACATTTACAATATTGGAAATGGGTCCAATAGCACTCCATCTCCTTGCGCTTCCTTAGGAATTTTACATATTTGTTTGCTTTTAGCAATAATACACCAATTGGGAGTTTTGTTAATACGTTGTATTGATTCAGTGGAATTTATTTGGTGAACAAAATGCTACTACTACATTTGGTAACAGTATCCTTGAGAGGCTGTTGTAACTGTGATGACTGAGTAGATGTGGACTTATTCGTCTGGTATTTTGCTGGCTGCCGTCAGTGTGTAGTGAAGCTTTTATGGACTGTTGGTTTTGGATGATGAATGCTTGAAAGTACAGTGTTGGTTGAAGGCTTTCTTACTGCAAATTAGCATATTAAATAACAGCTAACAAACTAACTGTTGGATGATGTATTTCAGTCAAAACTAAGTGCTGCAAATAAAATATTTAGTGTTTGAAAAAAGTTTCAGTGTCATTTTCTACAGTGTGTTTTGCAGTATGGATGGAGAGGTCCTTATCACTGACAAATTATTATCATTATAATTCGATTTTCTTGGTAGAGAAGCGCCAACTACTGGACAATGACTGTAAGTAGCACTGTGTCTGTCATAATGTCCTGGGCTTGTCTTTTCTCTCTTGAATGAAAACAGATGAATTGAGTTCTGTATTAATACATTATTGTATTTGCTCCCCTTAGTGAAAAGATACAACATTTCTTCTCTCCTATACAGTGCTGACACTACTAAAGCCGGGTGACATCAGCAGGTCCTGCTGTCTTGGCATCATCTCCACTGTACACCTCAGGTCTACTGTCAACAATCTCTGGACTACGAAACGTAGTCTTAGAGAAGTAATTCACGTATGTGGACACTGTTGGCTCCTCCTATTTGACAATTGATATTGAaatattattacatttacatttaagtcatttagcagacgctcttatccagagcgacttacaaattggtgcattcaccttatgatatccagtggaacaaccactttacaatagtgcatctaactcttttaagggggggggggggttagaatgattactttatcctatcctaggtattccttaaagaggtggggtttcaggtgtctccggaaggtggtgattgactccgctgacctggcgtcgtgagggagtttgttccaccattggggtgccagagcagcgaacagttttgactgggctgagcgggaactgtacttcctcagaggtagggaggcgagcaggccagaggtgaatgaacgcagtgcccttgtttgggtgtagggcctgatcagagcctgaaggtacggaggtgccgttcccctcacagctccgtaggcaagcaccatggtcttgtagcggatgcgagcttcaactggaagccagtggagagagcggaggagcggggtgacatgagagaacttgggaaagttgaacaccagacgggctgcggcgttctggatgagttgtagtaAATGTTTATGAGTAAATGTACATTTTATCATTAGTACTAGTAGTTTTTCCTGACCATAACCTTGCACCATCAATAATGTACAATGAAACAAAATATGTTGTTAGATAGATTCCTAACCCTCATACAGAAGAACTATAGGTACCAGTGTGCTACCTCAGAGAAAGGAGGCAGGATATCGGCCCACTGCATGATTTCCTGTGTAGAGCGGTCGATGGTGACGTTCATGATGCTCTTACATGTCTGTCTAGTTGAGCGCTTGGCCAGGGGGATGAAGGCCAGAACAAAACAGGCTGCCACGTTCAATGCTCCCGCAACCACAAAGCCCAGGTTGTAGCTTCCTGTCATGTCATTCATCCAACCTGACCGGGACAACAACAAATGTATGACTGAGACTTCAAACAACAAGGGTATGACTGAGACTTCAAACAACAAGGGTATGACTGAGACTTCAAACAACAAGGGTATGACTGAGACTTCAAACAACAAGGGTATGACTGAGACTTCAAACTACAAGGGTATGACTGAGACTTCAAACAACAAGGGTGTGACTGAGACTTCAAACAACAAGGGTATGACTGAGACTTCAAACAACAAGGGTATGACTGAGACTTCAAACTACAAGGGTATGACTGAGACTTCAAACAACAAGGGTATGACTGAGACTTCAAACAACAAGGGTATGACTGAGACTTCAAACAACAAGGGTATGACTGAGACTTCAAACTACAAGGGTATGACTGAGACTTCAAACAACAAGGGTATGACTGAGACTTCAAACAACAAGGGTATGACTGAGACTTCAAACAACAAGGGTATGACTGAGACTTCAAACAAGGGTATGACTGAGACTTCAAACAACAAGGGTATGACTGAGACTTCAAACAACAAGGGTATGACTGAGACTTCAAACTACAAGGGTATGACTGAGACTTCAAACAACAAGGGTATGACTGAGACTTCAAACTACAAGGGTATGACTGAGACTTCAAACAACAAGGGTATGACTGAGACTTCAATCAACAAGGGTATGACTGTGACTTTTATCATCACACTACTTTTATGATTTTCTTTCATGCTAAGACAGTGATGCAACCTCTCTGTCTGCACGTCTGCCAAAAAGATGGGTTTGACATTTTGATCCAATTCAGTCATTCTTTTGTTGTACTGACATGGCTAATACTCCTCCAACTTAAGAATACCTGTTCGCCCAGGACTGCGTGGCCGCACAtgactccaataccatcattacgtttgccgaTGATACAACAGTGATCACCTGATCACcggcgacgatgagacagcctatagggaggaggtcagttaACTGGCAGTatagtgccaggacaacaacctctccctcaatgtcagtaagacaaaggagctgatcgtggactacaggaaatgatGTCTGAGCACACcctcattcacatcgacgggactgtagtggaacaggtcaGGAGCTTAAGTTCCTCAGTGTTCACATCATTAAGTATCATTCATGGTTGAAACACACcagcacagtcgtgaagagggcacgacaacgcctcccccccaggaggctgaaaatatttcTCATGGGCCTTCAGATCCtccaaaggttctacagctgcaacattgagagcatcttgactggctgcatcaccgcttggcatGGCGGGTGGTgtggacggcccagtacatcactggggtcaagctccctgccatccaggacctctataccaggctgtatCAGAAGGTGGCCCGAAAAATTGTCAaacactccagccacccaagtcatagactgttctctctgctaccgctggcaagcggtaccaatgcaccaagtctgtaACCAACAGGATCCTAAACAGCTTCTTCCTCcgaaaccataagactgctaaatagttagttaaatagttaaccaaatagctacctgcATTGACCTTTTTTGCACAAACTTTTTTGACTCattacatacgctgctgctactgttaattatctgtcactttattcctagttatacagtgccttcggaaagtattcagacccattgactttttccacattttgttacgttgcagccttattctaaaatggattaaataattgtttttcttcagcaatctacacacaataccccataatgacaaagcaaaaaaaaggtttttagaaatgtttgcaaatgtattaaacataaaaaacataACTTaattacataagcattcagacccttcgctatgagactcggaattgagatcaggtgcatcctgtttccagtgatcatccttgagatgtttcaacaacttgattggagtccatctgtggtaaattcaattgattggacatgatttggaaagacacaaacctgtctatataaggtttcacagttgacagtgcatatcagagcaaaaaccaagccaggagGTCTGTAGAGCTCCTAGActgaattgtgtcgaggcacagatctggggcaggctaccaaaaaatgtctgcagcattaaaggtctccaacaacacactggcctccatcattcttaaatggaaaaagtttggaaccaccaatactcttcctagagctggccacccagccaaactgagcaattgggggagaaggaccttggtcagggaggtgactaataatctgatggtcactctgacaaagctctagcgttcctctgtggagatttgtgaaccttccagaaggacaaccatctctgcaacacttcaCCAATTAGGTCTTTATGGTAGGGTGGTCAGACGGAAGCtacccctcagtaaaaggcacatgacagcccgcttggaatttgccaaaaggcacctaaagactctcagaccatgagaaacaagattctctggtctgatgaaaccaggattgaactctttggcctgaatgccaagcatcatgtctggaggaaagctggcacaatccctacggtgaagcatggtggtggcagcatcatgctgtggtaatattttttagcggcaggggcaagtagacaagtcaggatcgaggcaaagatgaacggagcaaagtacagagagatccatgatgagggcctgctccagagcgctcaggacctcagactgggacgaaggttcaccttccaacaggtgaacccaacgaccctaagcacaaagctaagacaacgcaggattggcttcgggacaagtctctgaatgtccttgagtggcccagccagcgaccggacttgaaccagatcgaacatctctggagagacctggaaatatctgttcagcaacgctccccatccaacctgacagagcttgagaggatctgcagagagaaatgagagaaactccccaaatacaggtgtaacaagcttgtagcgtcgtacccaagaagactcaaggctgtaatcactgtcaaaggtgcttcaacaaagtactgagtaaagggtctgaatacttatgtaaatgtgatatttctgttttttattttgtatagaTTAGCAAAAAACCTGTCATTATGagatattgtttgtagattgatgaggggaaaaaaaatatttaatatattttagaataaggttgtcatgtaacaaaatgtggaaaaagtcaaggtgtctgattaactcgtacccctgcacatcgattaGGTActggtacagtggggagaacaagtatttgatacactgccgattttgcaggttttcctacttacaaagcatgtagaggtctgtaatttttatcatacgCACACTTCAATTGTGAGaggcggaatctaaaacaaaaatcctgaaaatcacattgtatgattaagtaattaattagcattttattgcatgacataagtatttgatacatcagaaaagcagaacttaatatttggtacagaaacctttgtttgcaattacagagatcaaaagtttcctgtagttcttgaccaggtttgcacacactgcagcagggattttggcccacttctccatacagaccttctccagatccttcaggtttcggggcggtcgctgggcaatacggactttcagctccctccaaagattttctattgggttcaggtctggaaactggcaaggccactccaggaccttgagatgcttcttacggagccactccttagttgccctggctgtgtgtttcgggtcgttgtcatgctggaagacccagccacgacccatcttcattgctcttactgagggaaggaggttgtaggccaagatctcgcgatacatggccccatccatcctctcctcaatacggtgcagtcgtcctgtcccctttgcagaaaagcatccccaaagaatgatgtttccacctccatgcttcacggttgggatggtgttcttggggttgtactcatccttcttcttcctccaaacacggcgggtggagtttagaccaaaaagctctatttttgtctcatcagaacacatgaccttctcccattcctcctctggatcatccagatggtcattggcaaacttcagacgggcctggacatgcgctggcttgagcagggggaccttgcgtgtgctgcaggattttaatccatgatggcgtagtgtgttactaatggttttctttgagactgtggtcccagctctcttcaggtcattgaccaggtcctgccgtgtagttctgggctgatccctcaccttcctcatgatcattgatgccccatgaggtgagatcttgcacggagccccagaccgagggtgattgaccgtcatcttgaacttcttccattttctaataattgcgccaacagttgttgccttctcaccaagctgcttgcctattgtcctgtagcccatcccagctttgtgcaggtctacaattttatccctgatgtccttacacagctctctggtcttggccattgtggagaggttggagtctgtttgattgagtgtgtggacaggtgacttttatacaggtaacgagttcaaacaggtgcagttaatacaggtaatgagtggagaacaggagtgcttcttaaagaaaaactaacaggtctgtgagagccggaattcttactggttggtaggtgatcaaatacttatgtcatgcaataaaatgcaaattaattacttaaaaatcatacaatgtgattttctggatttttgaccTCTAAAGACCTCtaaatgctttgtaagtaggaaaacctgcaaaatcggcagtgtatcaaatacttgttctccccactatatatagccaagttatcgttacttatTGTGTAGATATTATTACtctttgcattgttgggaagggcaagtaagtaagcatttcactgttagtccccacacctgttgtttactaagcatgtgatgaataacatttgatttggtttggTACAATAACATCAGCTGCAGTGAACCTACCAGCGAAGGGCAGCCCCAAGCAGCTGACAGCGTTCACCGTGAGCATGAACCCCCAGGCCATGGGCATTTTCTCGGCCCCCATCAGGTCAAAGGTCAGGACAGGGAGTAGGATGTAGTTGCCAGCATCAGCAATCCCCAGGAACAAGCCAAAGGCAACCAGAGAGCCGTAGGATTTGAGTAGTGGGATCAACATGTACAGCAGACCTGGCACAGCAGGAGGACACACAGGAGGAGACAGGTGTTACGTTGTGTACGGTCTGCAGCATTCACCTTGTACATTTGACTGCAGCACAGTCGTGACAATAAACGCCATAACACACACTCTCTCGTGTCGTATTGCTTTACTAATGGTCACAGTGACTGAGGTATAGGAGTAAGGGCAACCCACCAACACCAAAGACAGAGGCCTGGTTAAAGTACAGCCTGTTGATTCTCTCTGAGTCACAGATCCTGCCGAAGATGATCCGGCTGACCATGCTAGTCAAGCCCAGGAACAGCATGATGTTAGTGGCACTGTGGACTGGGATGCCCAGCTGAACAGCATGCTTCACCTAGAGCAGgacacacaaggacacacacaaacatgtttgttttactatccttgtgggcaccaaataattgatttccATAAAAAATCCTATATTGCGTAACCCTAACGTCTAACCAtaagtctaaccctaaccttaaacctaccCCTTTAAATCTGGAAaatccttgttttactatccttgtgaggacttctcgTCCCCagtaaaaccaaaaacacacacatacacatacaggtaTCTATCTATTTACTATATGTATCCTGTACAGGTAGTACTAAGGGTATTTGTTATCAGATTGTTACATTTCAATAGCATCTCTTCCCTAAAAAGAATGAGTCAAATTACAGAATGTTTCCAAACTATAACGTCGTAGCGTTGCAACTGAGCCTTCCGTTGTTTACATCAGTATGTAACTTACCAAGTGGACATATGGAATGAAGAATCCAAATTTACACAGTCCATTGGCTGCAACCCAGATCAGAAAGACTTTGTCTTTCCACGGGCCAAGGTCCACAATAAACTTCTTCAAGGGAGAGTTCTTCAAATTATCCACCACACTTCTAGTGACACCTTTCAAAGACATTTGACATTTAAATCCctcatagccaatcagtaacacATACTGTAGCTTTTGAATATATCACATCTCTGTTTGAAAGGGTACACAAGGGTGTGCTCAGTCATGATGGGGTAAATGGTCCCATTACTGTATGCTCAATAAATTAAAACTGTTATGGGTTTGAACGCCCTGCAGTACCTTTGGGGTTGAGGTGAAGCCGGTGATGACACAGATAATCATGAGGCCTGAGAACACTCGGAGACTCTGCCTCCAGCCCAGGGTTTCGATGAGGTACAGATGGAGCCGGAGACTGGACCAGGGCCCCTGCTGCTCCCCCTGACATCACTATCCCTGTGGCCAGGGAACGCTCTTGGAGGTGAAGTACTGGCTCACCATGATCATACCTGCCCCACAGGAGGGGGTGGGAGATGAAGGTGAGATAATGTGTTAGCTGTCGTGACCTTGAGAATACAACAATGTAGCTTACCCTCTAACAAGATACATTATGAACTAGAAAAGTTATGGATGGAAGTGTCAGTGAATCCATAGTGTAACTAACTGCTAGCTAATTTCCTTCCTCCCCTGTACCAACCTGAGGTGAAGGCAAAGCTGGAGCCCACTCCACTGAGGAAGCCATGTGTGAAGAACAGTGTTCCTAGATTGGGTGCATAGGATGAGCACACTATGGAGATCATGATAATGAGGGATCCTAGAATGGAGATCCCGCTGGCCCCATACCTGACTGTCAGCTTCCCAGCCAGGGGCCCACAGATCATGATGAAGCCGTAGCTGATGGAGCCAACCCATGCTACAGGCCAGCAGAGAGTGGGTCTTAAGGCTAGGTAGCTAGCAGGTTTCCATGTATAGCATGTAGGTACAGCAGCAGGTCATTTGTGCAGTTTGGTAACTATTTGTTAATTACAGGTGTATCACCATTTACACATATGATCACAAAATCCCTTTTGTAATACAAAATAGTTGTTGTAATGTGTAGTTACAACAGTTGAGTTTACAGTGTAATGTGAAATTGTTTCAGTCTGATGACAAACGTTATGTTATTAACGGTATGTGAGCTTAGTGTAATTTGCCTGTTTTAGAACTTGTCTCCCCAAACTCATTGAGGACACTGATGAGGTACAATCCGAAGGAGTTGTGGTatcccagtaccaggacattatAGAGGAACGATGATAAGACAATCACCCATCCCCATCCtcggtcgggggggggggggggggggggggggggcttgatgGGTGGGGCTCTGCGATGCTCCGGAGGAATAAATTCGGGTTGCTCGAAGTAAAACCTCCTGAAGGGAATGGCAGTCCGGAAGATGTGCATCTTGATGCACAAAATACAAGGACATAGGGTTCTGTCCAGCTTGCCCGGTTCGAAGAGACCTCAGGTGGCTAAATAAAGGTGGAT
The sequence above is a segment of the Salvelinus fontinalis isolate EN_2023a chromosome 15, ASM2944872v1, whole genome shotgun sequence genome. Coding sequences within it:
- the LOC129812087 gene encoding monocarboxylate transporter 10-like; the protein is MICGPLAGKLTVRYGASGISILGSLIIMISIVCSSYAPNLGTLFFTHGFLSGVGSSFAFTSGWYDHGEPVLHLQERSLATGIVMSGGAAGALVQSPAPSVPHRNPGLEAESPSVLRPHDYLCHHRLHLNPKGVTRSVVDNLKNSPLKKFIVDLGPWKDKVFLIWVAANGLCKFGFFIPYVHLVKHAVQLGIPVHSATNIMLFLGLTSMVSRIIFGRICDSERINRLYFNQASVFGVGLLYMLIPLLKSYGSLVAFGLFLGIADAGNYILLPVLTFDLMGAEKMPMAWGFMLTVNAVSCLGLPFAGRFTAADVIVPNQIKCWMNDMTGSYNLGFVVAGALNVAACFVLAFIPLAKRSTRQTCKSIMNVTIDRSTQEIMQWADILPPFSEVAHWYL